The window ACCGCGCGGCGGCCCCGCGGGGCGGGGCAGTGGGCGCTGCTGGCCGGTGTCCTGGCCGTCATCGTCGTACTCCTGCTGCTGCCGCTGGCCGTGCTGGTGCAGCGCTCGCTGGACGCGCCCGACTTCGGCTACTACCGGGCGCTGACCAGTGCCGACGGCGGGGTCTTCCTCGTCGCGCCGATCGAGGCGATCGGCAATTCGCTCCAGTACGCCGTCGTCGCCACCCTCATCGCCGTGCTGATCGGCGGACTGGCCGCGGCTGCGCTGACCCGACGGGACGCGGGCCGGTTCGTACGGGGCTTCGACGCGCTGTTGATGCTGCCGCTCGGGGTGTCCGCGGTGACGGTCGGCTTCGGGTTCCTGATCGCCCTGGACGAGCCGCCGCTGGACCTGAGGAGCACCTGGATCCTCGTGCCGCTGGCCCAGGCGCTGGTCGGGGTGCCCTTCGTCGTACGGACCATGCTGCCCGTGCTGCGGGCCGTGGACCAGCGGCTGCGGGAGGCGGCGTCGGTGCTGGGGGCGTCGCCGTGGCGGGTCTGGCGTGAGGTGGATCTGCCGATGGTGCGGCGGGCGCTGCTGATCGCGGCCGGGTTCGCCTTCGCGGTGTCGCTCGGCGAGTTCGGGGCGACCGTGTTCATCGCGCGGCCCGACAATCCGACGCTGCCGGTGGCCGTGGCGCGGCTGCTCGGGCGGGCCGGCGAGCTCAACTACGGCCAGGCGATGGCCCTTTCGACGGTACTGATGGTGGTGTGCGCGGTGGCGCTGCTGGTGCTGGAGCGGCTGCGGACCGACCGGACCGGGGAGTTCTAGATGCTGCTGAGCCTGGAAGGCGCGACCGTCCGCTTCGGTGGGCGGGCGGTGCTGGACGCCGTCGACCTGGACGTCGCCGAGCACGAGATCGTGTGCGTGCTCGGGCCGAGCGGCAGCGGCAAGTCGACGCTGCTGCGGGCGGTGGCGGGGCTGCAACCGCTCGATGCCGGGCGGGTGTCGCTGGACGGGCGGGACCAGGCCGGGGTGCCCGCCCACAAGCGGGGTGTCGGGCTGATGTTCCAGGACCATCAGCTGTTCCCGCAGCGCGATGTCGGGGGCAACGTGGCCTTCGGGGCGCGGATGCATGGTGCCTCGAAGGGTGAACAGGTCGGGCGGGTAGGGGAGTTGCTCGATCTGGTCGGACTGCCGGGCGCCGCCCGCCGTGCCGTCGCCTCGCTCTCCGGCGGGGAGCAGCAGCGGGTGGCGCTGGCCCGTGCGCTCGCGCCCCGGCCGCGGCTGCTGATGCTGGACGAGCCGCTGGGCCAGCTCGACCGTTCGCTGCGGGAGCGGCTCGTGGTCGAACTCCGGGAACTCTTCGGGCGGTTGGGCACCACCGTGCTGGCCGTGACGCACGACCAGGGCGAGGCCTTCGCGCTCGCCGACCGGGTCGTGGTGATGCGGGACGGGCGGATCGCCCAGACCGGGACGCCGCTGGAGGTGTGGCAGCGTCCGGTGGACGAGTTCGTGGCGCGCTTCCTCGGATTCGACAACGTGGTCGAGGGCACGGTCGCCGGAGAAGCCGCGGACACGCCCTGGGGGAAGCTCCCGGTGGGCGAGGGCGCCGCGCAGGGCACGCGGACGCTGCTCGTACGGCCGGCCGGAGTGCGGCTCGTGGCCGCCGACGAGGGGCTGCGCTGCACGGTCGCGGCGCGGACGTTCCGGGGCACGCACGTGGCCGTGCACCTCCAGCCGGAGGATGCGCCGCGCCTCGAGGCGGCGTGCGCCCTGCGGGACGCGCCGGAGGTCGGGGACGAGGTCGGGGTGGAGTTCGACGCGGCGGAAATTGTGCTGCTGGGCTGATCGCCCGGCACGTAGGGTGCGGGGCATGACGCCCCTCCCGCACGATCGCTACTGCGACGAAATCGCCCACCAGGTCGGCCTGTTGAGGGCCGTGGTGACCTCCGGAGCCGACCTGTCGGCCACCGTGCCGACCTGCCCGGACTGGTCGCTGGAAGAGCTCGTACGGCACATGGGCGGCGCCCTGCGCTGGGTGGAGCTGATGGTGCGGACGCGGGCGCAGGAGGAGGTCCCGGAGGAGGAGATCCCGCTCGGCGGCGGACCGGACGGACAGGGTGACCCCGCCGCACTCGACGCCTGGCTCGCGGAGACCGGCGAGATGCTTGTCGCCGCGCTGCGGGAGGCCGGACCCGACGCGAAGGTGTGGGGCTGGGCCGGGGTGTTCAACGCCGGGTTCTGGGCCCGCCGTATGGCCCACGAGATCACGATCCACCGCGCGGACGCCACCCTCGCCGCCGGGCTGCCCTACGAGGTCGCCCCGGACATCGCCGCCGACGCGATCGACGAGTGGCTGGAGATCGTCGAGTGGGCCCAGCGGACGCTGCCGGACGACCCGGCGCGGGAACTGCGTCGGCCGGGGAGCAGTATCCATATCCACGCCACCGACACCACGCCCGAGGTGAACGGGGAGTGGTTCATCGACCTCTCCGGGGACGTCATCGCCTGGCGGCGGGGCCACGAGAAGGCGACCGTCGCGCTCCGGGGGCCACTCACCGCCGTACTGCTCGCCTTCTACCGTCGACTGCCGCTGGACAGCGAGGAATTGGTGATCGTCGGTGAGCGGGAGCTGTTGGAGTTCTGGTTGGAGCGGGCCACCTTCGGCTGAGGCCGGCCGACGAAAGCGATGGCCCGCCCCCGGGAAGGGGACGGGCCACAACGGCGTTGTCGTGCGGGTGCGTCAGCGGTCGCTGCTCGCCCCACGTCGGCGCAGGCCGAAGAAGACCGCGCCGCCGCCGATCGCGACCAGGGCGACCGCGATGCCGGCGATCAGGCCGGTGTTGGAGTTGGCGCCGGTCTCGGCGAGGTTGGAGTCACCGGCCGCCGGGGACGGGGCGCTGCTCGCCGTGTCCGCGGGGGCGGTGCTCTCGCTCTCCGAGGGCGTCGGGGTCGGCGTGTCGGTCTCCTCGGCCGGGGTCGAGGCGGAGTCCGACGGGGTCGGGGTGTCCGACGGAGCCGGCGGCTCCTCCTTCTTGCAGGCCGTGGACGGGGTCGTCAGGTTCGGCTCGATGTCCTCGTCGACGTAGCCGGCGGCCTTGACGTGGATGCGGTACTCGGCATTCGGCTTCCAGTCCTCGGTGAAGGTGATGGTGACACCTTCGCGCGAGCCCTTGACCTCCTGCTCGCCGACCTTCTTCAGGTCGGCGCCGTTGTTCTGGAGGAACACGCTGATGGTCGCCGGGATGCCGCTGGGGTCCACGTCGGTGACCGTGATGACACCCTTGTCGCCGTCGCACTTGGCTTCGGCGGAGAATTCACTGATGTTGCACGCGAGCGCGTTGCCCGCGAAGCCGAGCGCGATCGCGGCCGACGCGGAAGCAACACCAAGAGCGCGCACGGAACGCGCAACAGTACGGCGGTTTATGGACACGTTTGTCCTTACGAGTTGCATCACTGAGGGGGGTTGAACGAGACGGTGATGTGACATCACCGTCCCCAGGAGTCTCACAGGTTTATAAGCGTGGCATAAGCAGTGTCAACGCATATGCAGTCCACGGGCGTTGGCTTTGCCCTCTTATTAATCGCTGAGACGTTTCAGCGCCTCCGGAGCCTCCTCGATCCGGTCAACCAGGGCGATACGGGACTCCATCGAGCGGTCCCGGGCGAGGGACTTCAAAAGGGGCCAGGCCGGCAGCTTCTCGGTCCAGTGGGCGCGGTCGACCAGGACCATGGGGGTGGGCTCACCGCGCGACTCGTAGTAGTTCGGCGTCGCGTTGTCGAAGATCTCCTGTACGGTGCCGGCGGCGCCCGGCAGGAAGACGACGCCCGCGTTCGAGCGGGCCAGCAGGCCGTCCTCGCGGGTGGCGTTGGCGAAGTACTTGGCGATGTGGGAGGCGAAGGGGTTCGGCGGCTCGTGG of the Streptomyces sp. T12 genome contains:
- a CDS encoding maleylpyruvate isomerase family mycothiol-dependent enzyme, coding for MTPLPHDRYCDEIAHQVGLLRAVVTSGADLSATVPTCPDWSLEELVRHMGGALRWVELMVRTRAQEEVPEEEIPLGGGPDGQGDPAALDAWLAETGEMLVAALREAGPDAKVWGWAGVFNAGFWARRMAHEITIHRADATLAAGLPYEVAPDIAADAIDEWLEIVEWAQRTLPDDPARELRRPGSSIHIHATDTTPEVNGEWFIDLSGDVIAWRRGHEKATVALRGPLTAVLLAFYRRLPLDSEELVIVGERELLEFWLERATFG
- a CDS encoding LAETG motif-containing sortase-dependent surface protein, yielding MQLVRTNVSINRRTVARSVRALGVASASAAIALGFAGNALACNISEFSAEAKCDGDKGVITVTDVDPSGIPATISVFLQNNGADLKKVGEQEVKGSREGVTITFTEDWKPNAEYRIHVKAAGYVDEDIEPNLTTPSTACKKEEPPAPSDTPTPSDSASTPAEETDTPTPTPSESESTAPADTASSAPSPAAGDSNLAETGANSNTGLIAGIAVALVAIGGGAVFFGLRRRGASSDR
- a CDS encoding ABC transporter ATP-binding protein; this encodes MLLSLEGATVRFGGRAVLDAVDLDVAEHEIVCVLGPSGSGKSTLLRAVAGLQPLDAGRVSLDGRDQAGVPAHKRGVGLMFQDHQLFPQRDVGGNVAFGARMHGASKGEQVGRVGELLDLVGLPGAARRAVASLSGGEQQRVALARALAPRPRLLMLDEPLGQLDRSLRERLVVELRELFGRLGTTVLAVTHDQGEAFALADRVVVMRDGRIAQTGTPLEVWQRPVDEFVARFLGFDNVVEGTVAGEAADTPWGKLPVGEGAAQGTRTLLVRPAGVRLVAADEGLRCTVAARTFRGTHVAVHLQPEDAPRLEAACALRDAPEVGDEVGVEFDAAEIVLLG